A single window of Xylocopa sonorina isolate GNS202 chromosome 5, iyXylSono1_principal, whole genome shotgun sequence DNA harbors:
- the Gcs2alpha gene encoding glucosidase 2 subunit alpha isoform X1 has translation MFFHLSSRLFRNKILELLLLLVSCFVFVNAVNRDTFKTCEQSSFCRRCRKVEPGKTPYQLITDTLSQNETSISLDLFNKDTRVLYTLQLSALKDNTFRIHINEKNPLHPRYEPEFALQDQPQTSKLTLVEKTADHIVVTSQGNKVILYVSPFRVDLYSQDVLVVSANARGLMRFEHHRTKPKKPEQEENADNVETNNNNEAPGDGAENDPGAWEENFKTHHDSKPFGPEAVALDFSFPGAEHAYGIPEHADSFALKSTKETNPYRLYNLDVFEYETNEKMSLYGAIPVLYAHGKERTTGIFWHNTAETWIDILSSADNNVVKSIVNFVTSSAKKSQVDAHFMSESGVIDVFFMLGPKPLDVFKQYTTLTGTAPLPQMFALGYHQSRWNYNDQDDVIQIAEQFDVHDLPLDVMWLDIEYTDSKKYFTWDDRKFPNPIEMIHNLTAKGRKLVVIIDPHVKRDTGYFLHNDATKMGYYVKTRDGKDYEGWCWPGSTSYLDFFDPAVREYYISQYSLDKFHGTTNDVYIWNDMNEPSVFNGPEVTMPKDLVHYGGWEHRHIHNINGLLMSMSTYEALFRRSGGSLRPFTLVRSFFAGSQRYTAMWTGDNTADWDHLRVSYPMCLSVAVSGMSFCGADIGGFFKTPDSELFIRWNQAGAWLPFYRQHSHIETKRREPWTFNDETTQLVREAFRMRYSYLPLWYTLFREHEVNGTPVVLPIWAHYPSETESYAIDDEILIGDSILVRPVLQPSVTDVNVYFPGEGKVIWYDVDTMQPYNQPGLVNVPVTLHKIPVFQRGGSIVPRKMRIRRSTVAMKNDPYTLIVTTDSAGKANGTLYIDDEASFEYRHGKYLYLRLNFEGNKLTSTFIDKLASYQTESWLERVDIANPPKGVKSAVLTSRSLGKVNLETKYNPNNNVLTVRKPGVNMGEEWTIELIH, from the exons ATGTTCTTTCATTTATCCTCACGATTGTTCAGGAACAAAAT ATTGGAATTATTGTTACTATTAGTCTCGTGTTTCGTTTTTGTCAATGCAGTTAATAGAGACACATTTAAAACATGCGAGCAAAGTAGCTTCTGCAG ACGGTGCAGAAAAGTTGAGCCTGGAAAGACACCATATCAACTTATCACTGATACATTGTCTCAGAACGAGACCAGTATAAGTTTAGACTTGTTTAATAAAGATACTAGAGTTCTTTATACATTGCAATTAAGTGCACTGAAGGATAACACGTTTAGAATTCATATAAACGAAAAAAATCCATTACATCCTCGATACGAACCTGAATTTGCTCTTCAAGATCAACCTCAAACGTCTAAGTTAACTTTAGTTGAGAAAACCGCAGATCATATAGTTGTAACGAGTCAAGGCAACAAGGTTATATTGTATGTTAGTCCATTTAGAGTTGACTTATATTCTCAAGATGTATTGGTTGTGTCTGCGAATGCAAGAGGTCTAATGAGATTTGAGCATCACCGTACAAAACCAAA GAAACCAGAGCAGGAAGAAAATGCAGATAACGTTGAAACAAATAACAATAATGAAGCTCCGGGCGATGGCGCAGAGAATGATCCAGGTGCTTGGGAAGAGAATTTCAAAACTCATCACGATTCAAAACCTTTCGGCCCGGAAGCAGTTGCTCTGGACTTCAGTTTCCCTGGAGCAGAGCATGCTTATGGCATACCGGAACATGCAGACTCGTTTGCATTGAAATCTACCAAGGAGACTAATCCTTACAGATTATACAATCTAGATGTATTTGAATATGAAACCAATGAGAAAATGTCACTCTATGGTGCTATACCAGTGCTCTATGCTCATGGTAAAGAGAGGACGACTGGTATCTTTTGGCATAACACTGCGGAAACGTGGATCGATATTTTATCAAGCGCAGACAATAATGTTGTAAAAAGTATTGTTAATTTTGTAACTAGTTCTGCCAAGAAATCACAAGTGGATGCCCATTTTATGTCAGAGTCCGGTGTAATAGATGTATTTTTCATGCTGGGTCCCAAGCCTTTAGATGTATTTAAACAGTATACTACCTTAACAGGTACAGCACCTTTACCGCAAATGTTCGCTTTAGGATATCACCAAAGTCGTTGGAATTATAACGACCAAGATGACGTTATACAAATAGCAGAGCAATTCGATGTACATGATCTACCTCTGGATGTTATGTGGCTGGACATCGAATACACCGACAGTAAGAAGTATTTTACATGGGACGACCGGAAGTTCCCGAATCCGATCGAAATGATACACAATTTAACCGCGAAAGGCAGAAAATTGGTTGTTATCATCGATCCGCatgtaaaacgcgataccggttACTTTCTTCACAATGACGCCACAAAAATGGGCTACTATGTTAAAACGAGAGATGGAAAAGATTACGAGGGTTGGTGTTGGCCTGGATCAACGTCATACCTAGACTTCTTTGACCCGGCAGTACGAGAATACTACATCAGTCAATATAGTTTAGACAAATTCCATGGTACCACTAACGACGTTTACATCTGGAACGATATGAACGAGCCAAGCGTATTTAACGGCCCTGAAGTAACCATGCCTAAAGACCTAGTCCATTATGGTGGCTGGGAACACAGACATATCCACAATATTAATGGACTTCTTATGAGTATGTCCACGTACGAAGCTTTGTTCAGAAGATCGGGAGGCTCTTTACGACCATTTACTCTGGTCAGATCTTTCTTTGCCGGTTCGCAACGTTACACAGCTATGTGGACTGGAGATAACACGGCCGATTGGGATCATCTTCGTGTAAGTTATCCAATGTGTCTGAGCGTGGCCGTTTCCGGAATGTCATTCTGTGGGGCAGATATTGGAGGTTTCTTCAAAACCCCAGATTCAGAACTATTCATTAGATGGAACCAGGCTGGTGCTTGGCTTCCTTTCTATCGCCAGCATTCACATATTGAGACTAAACGACGCGAACCTTGGACGTTTAACGACGAAACTACTCAACTTGTCAGAGAAGCATTTAGAATGAGATATTCGTATCTACCATTATGGTACACGCTCTTCCGAGAACACGAGGTAAATGGCACTCCGGTGGTGCTACCGATATGGGCTCACTATCCAAGTGAGACAGAATCGTACGCcatcgacgatgaaatactaaTTGGAGACTCTATACTTGTACGTCCAGTTCTCCAACCGTCAGTgacagatgtcaatgtatattTCCCTGGAGAGGGCAAAGTAATTTGGTACGATGTTGATACCATGCAACCATATAATCAGCCAGGTTTAGTTAATGTCCCTGTAACGCTTCACAAAATCCCAGTATTCCAAAGAGGCGGTTCTATCGTTCCACGTAAAATGAGAATACGTCGCAGTACTGTCGCGATGAAAAATGATCCTTATACATTGATAGTTACCACAGATTCTGCCGGTAAAGCTAACGGCACGTTGTACATCGACGATGAGGCCAGTTTTGAATATCGTCACGGAAAATACTTGTATCTAAGACTTAATTTCGAAGGAAATAAATTAACGTCGACATTCATAGACAAATTAGCTTCGTATCAGACTGAAAGCTGGTTAGAAAGGGTAGATATCGCAAATCCACCAAAGGGAGTTAAATCCGCTGTATTGACATCACGTA GTTTGGGAAAAGTTAATTTGGAGACTAAATACAATCCGAACAATAATGTATTAACCGTGCGCAAGCCGGGTGTAAATATGGGAGAAGAGTGGACGATTGAATTAATCCACTAA
- the Gcs2alpha gene encoding glucosidase 2 subunit alpha isoform X2: protein MASYVRLELLLLLVSCFVFVNAVNRDTFKTCEQSSFCRRCRKVEPGKTPYQLITDTLSQNETSISLDLFNKDTRVLYTLQLSALKDNTFRIHINEKNPLHPRYEPEFALQDQPQTSKLTLVEKTADHIVVTSQGNKVILYVSPFRVDLYSQDVLVVSANARGLMRFEHHRTKPKKPEQEENADNVETNNNNEAPGDGAENDPGAWEENFKTHHDSKPFGPEAVALDFSFPGAEHAYGIPEHADSFALKSTKETNPYRLYNLDVFEYETNEKMSLYGAIPVLYAHGKERTTGIFWHNTAETWIDILSSADNNVVKSIVNFVTSSAKKSQVDAHFMSESGVIDVFFMLGPKPLDVFKQYTTLTGTAPLPQMFALGYHQSRWNYNDQDDVIQIAEQFDVHDLPLDVMWLDIEYTDSKKYFTWDDRKFPNPIEMIHNLTAKGRKLVVIIDPHVKRDTGYFLHNDATKMGYYVKTRDGKDYEGWCWPGSTSYLDFFDPAVREYYISQYSLDKFHGTTNDVYIWNDMNEPSVFNGPEVTMPKDLVHYGGWEHRHIHNINGLLMSMSTYEALFRRSGGSLRPFTLVRSFFAGSQRYTAMWTGDNTADWDHLRVSYPMCLSVAVSGMSFCGADIGGFFKTPDSELFIRWNQAGAWLPFYRQHSHIETKRREPWTFNDETTQLVREAFRMRYSYLPLWYTLFREHEVNGTPVVLPIWAHYPSETESYAIDDEILIGDSILVRPVLQPSVTDVNVYFPGEGKVIWYDVDTMQPYNQPGLVNVPVTLHKIPVFQRGGSIVPRKMRIRRSTVAMKNDPYTLIVTTDSAGKANGTLYIDDEASFEYRHGKYLYLRLNFEGNKLTSTFIDKLASYQTESWLERVDIANPPKGVKSAVLTSRSLGKVNLETKYNPNNNVLTVRKPGVNMGEEWTIELIH from the exons ATGGCCTCGTACGTGCG ATTGGAATTATTGTTACTATTAGTCTCGTGTTTCGTTTTTGTCAATGCAGTTAATAGAGACACATTTAAAACATGCGAGCAAAGTAGCTTCTGCAG ACGGTGCAGAAAAGTTGAGCCTGGAAAGACACCATATCAACTTATCACTGATACATTGTCTCAGAACGAGACCAGTATAAGTTTAGACTTGTTTAATAAAGATACTAGAGTTCTTTATACATTGCAATTAAGTGCACTGAAGGATAACACGTTTAGAATTCATATAAACGAAAAAAATCCATTACATCCTCGATACGAACCTGAATTTGCTCTTCAAGATCAACCTCAAACGTCTAAGTTAACTTTAGTTGAGAAAACCGCAGATCATATAGTTGTAACGAGTCAAGGCAACAAGGTTATATTGTATGTTAGTCCATTTAGAGTTGACTTATATTCTCAAGATGTATTGGTTGTGTCTGCGAATGCAAGAGGTCTAATGAGATTTGAGCATCACCGTACAAAACCAAA GAAACCAGAGCAGGAAGAAAATGCAGATAACGTTGAAACAAATAACAATAATGAAGCTCCGGGCGATGGCGCAGAGAATGATCCAGGTGCTTGGGAAGAGAATTTCAAAACTCATCACGATTCAAAACCTTTCGGCCCGGAAGCAGTTGCTCTGGACTTCAGTTTCCCTGGAGCAGAGCATGCTTATGGCATACCGGAACATGCAGACTCGTTTGCATTGAAATCTACCAAGGAGACTAATCCTTACAGATTATACAATCTAGATGTATTTGAATATGAAACCAATGAGAAAATGTCACTCTATGGTGCTATACCAGTGCTCTATGCTCATGGTAAAGAGAGGACGACTGGTATCTTTTGGCATAACACTGCGGAAACGTGGATCGATATTTTATCAAGCGCAGACAATAATGTTGTAAAAAGTATTGTTAATTTTGTAACTAGTTCTGCCAAGAAATCACAAGTGGATGCCCATTTTATGTCAGAGTCCGGTGTAATAGATGTATTTTTCATGCTGGGTCCCAAGCCTTTAGATGTATTTAAACAGTATACTACCTTAACAGGTACAGCACCTTTACCGCAAATGTTCGCTTTAGGATATCACCAAAGTCGTTGGAATTATAACGACCAAGATGACGTTATACAAATAGCAGAGCAATTCGATGTACATGATCTACCTCTGGATGTTATGTGGCTGGACATCGAATACACCGACAGTAAGAAGTATTTTACATGGGACGACCGGAAGTTCCCGAATCCGATCGAAATGATACACAATTTAACCGCGAAAGGCAGAAAATTGGTTGTTATCATCGATCCGCatgtaaaacgcgataccggttACTTTCTTCACAATGACGCCACAAAAATGGGCTACTATGTTAAAACGAGAGATGGAAAAGATTACGAGGGTTGGTGTTGGCCTGGATCAACGTCATACCTAGACTTCTTTGACCCGGCAGTACGAGAATACTACATCAGTCAATATAGTTTAGACAAATTCCATGGTACCACTAACGACGTTTACATCTGGAACGATATGAACGAGCCAAGCGTATTTAACGGCCCTGAAGTAACCATGCCTAAAGACCTAGTCCATTATGGTGGCTGGGAACACAGACATATCCACAATATTAATGGACTTCTTATGAGTATGTCCACGTACGAAGCTTTGTTCAGAAGATCGGGAGGCTCTTTACGACCATTTACTCTGGTCAGATCTTTCTTTGCCGGTTCGCAACGTTACACAGCTATGTGGACTGGAGATAACACGGCCGATTGGGATCATCTTCGTGTAAGTTATCCAATGTGTCTGAGCGTGGCCGTTTCCGGAATGTCATTCTGTGGGGCAGATATTGGAGGTTTCTTCAAAACCCCAGATTCAGAACTATTCATTAGATGGAACCAGGCTGGTGCTTGGCTTCCTTTCTATCGCCAGCATTCACATATTGAGACTAAACGACGCGAACCTTGGACGTTTAACGACGAAACTACTCAACTTGTCAGAGAAGCATTTAGAATGAGATATTCGTATCTACCATTATGGTACACGCTCTTCCGAGAACACGAGGTAAATGGCACTCCGGTGGTGCTACCGATATGGGCTCACTATCCAAGTGAGACAGAATCGTACGCcatcgacgatgaaatactaaTTGGAGACTCTATACTTGTACGTCCAGTTCTCCAACCGTCAGTgacagatgtcaatgtatattTCCCTGGAGAGGGCAAAGTAATTTGGTACGATGTTGATACCATGCAACCATATAATCAGCCAGGTTTAGTTAATGTCCCTGTAACGCTTCACAAAATCCCAGTATTCCAAAGAGGCGGTTCTATCGTTCCACGTAAAATGAGAATACGTCGCAGTACTGTCGCGATGAAAAATGATCCTTATACATTGATAGTTACCACAGATTCTGCCGGTAAAGCTAACGGCACGTTGTACATCGACGATGAGGCCAGTTTTGAATATCGTCACGGAAAATACTTGTATCTAAGACTTAATTTCGAAGGAAATAAATTAACGTCGACATTCATAGACAAATTAGCTTCGTATCAGACTGAAAGCTGGTTAGAAAGGGTAGATATCGCAAATCCACCAAAGGGAGTTAAATCCGCTGTATTGACATCACGTA GTTTGGGAAAAGTTAATTTGGAGACTAAATACAATCCGAACAATAATGTATTAACCGTGCGCAAGCCGGGTGTAAATATGGGAGAAGAGTGGACGATTGAATTAATCCACTAA